In one Phaenicophaeus curvirostris isolate KB17595 chromosome 19, BPBGC_Pcur_1.0, whole genome shotgun sequence genomic region, the following are encoded:
- the TSEN54 gene encoding tRNA-splicing endonuclease subunit Sen54 isoform X2, producing MDPGGAGGAGAEPPQPRGRRAPRRGPKEFLPDGSAEQAERLRRSREEQWRHLAEERPARPKNLVKAEWKPEQGIVELQSPAGKFWHTMGFSERGKQCLLPEEALYLVECGTVQLFYEDRPLSVQEAYEILLSQEAVSLPHYQVFSHLKQLGYVVLRFDPSTVLSPYERQLNLESHCQSSGKYHRKRRRSSSPTLHEKKHKVSEDLPEAEETSKNAGDDCEDSGCLPMDEKPLSEQLKESDAGSGEGQSNPVPLDTGQKESLSPTRSQADHKESSTGTCASRWDFTTIILPNVAPDQPCTHLPSPDNGLLPENVPGREVDAASWCARINQKQEKLSRKEREQRERESRYKSSINADQEVRRCSNWQEYKALLEQRSQQRVWRRPPHLWDQAVTPLLRPDETTSTAALLQQISVLQPSHILDGASRLQEDPEGLKIDFNVYQADAVARFKKTNPGKPHVRICVRSFDEDIPSLRALKQVTYQSGDVPVVFALVDYGEIAFYSLKEFKLPVDVND from the exons ATGGATCCCGGCGGGGCCGGCGGAGCGGG CGCGGAGCCGCCGCAGCCCCGCGGGCGCAGGGCCCCCCGGCGCGGCCCGAAGGAGTTCCTGCCGGACGGGTCGGCGGAGCAGGCGGAGCGGCTGCGGCGGAGCCGGGAGGAGCAGTGGCGGCACCTGGCCGAGGAGCGCCCGGCGCGGCC GAAGAATCTGGTGAAGGCTGAGTGGAAGCCAGAACAGGGAATCGTCGAGCTGCAGTCCCCTGCG GGGAAGTTCTGGCATACCATGGGGTTCTCGGAGCGTGGTAAACAGTGCCTGCTGCCCGAGGAGGCTCTGTACCTGGTGGAGTGT GGCACTGTTCAGCTCTTTTACGAAGATCGGCCCCTGTCAGTCCAGGAAGCCTACGAGATCCTGCTGTCCCAGGAGGCAGTGAGCCTGCCGCACTACCAG GTGTTCAGCCACTTGAAGCAACTGGGTTATGTTGTACTGAGATTCGACCCCAG CACTGTCCTGTCTCCCTACGAGAGGCAACTGAACCTGGAAAGTCACTGCCAGAGCTCTGGGAAATACCATCGCAAAAGGAGAAGGAGTTCCAGCCCCAC GTTGcatgaaaagaaacataaagtaTCTGAAGACCTTCCAGAAGCTGAAGAGACCTCCAAAAACGCTGGAGATGACTGTGAAGACTCTGGCTGCCTTCCTATGGATGAAAAGCCTTTGtctgagcagctgaaggaatCAGATGCTGGCAGTGGAGAGGGGCAATCAAACCCAGTTCCTCTTGATACTGGACAAAAGGAGTCCCTGAGTCCCACCAGAAGCCAGGCTGATCACAAGGAGAGCAGCACTGGCACCTGTGCATCCCGCTGGGATTTCACCACCATCATCTTGCCAAACGTGGCCCCAGACCAGCCATGCACACATCTACCCTCACCTGACAACGGGCTTCTGCCAGAGAACGTGCCAGGGAGGGAAGTTGATGCAGCTTCCTGGTGTGCGCGCATCAATCAGAAACAGGAGAAGCTGTCACGGAAGGAAAGGGAGCAGcgagagagggagagcaggtACAAGAGCAGTATCAATGCTGACCAGGAGGTGAGGCGCTGCTCCAACTGGCAGGAGTACAAAGCCCTTTTGGAGCAGAGGAGCCAGCAGAGGGTTTGGAGACGACCACCACATCTCTGGGACCAAGCTGTCACACCGCTTTTGCGGCCAGATGAAACTACCTCAACAG CTGCgctcctccagcagatcagcGTGCTGCAGCCCTCCCACATCCTGGATGGAGCCTCCCG GCTGCAGGAAGACCCAGAGGGCTTGAAGATAGACTTCAATGTGTATCAAGCGGATGCTGTGGCCAGATTTAAGAAGACAAACCCTGGGAAGCCACATGTCAGGATATGTGTCAGGAG ctttGATGAAGATATTCCATCCCTTCGGGCTTTGAAGCAGGTTACGTATCAGAGTGGGGATGTCCCGGTGGTCTTTGCACTGGTGGATTATGGAGAAATCGCCTTTTATTCACTGAAGGAATTCAAGCTGCCAGTTGATGTTAATGACTGA
- the MCHR1 gene encoding melanin-concentrating hormone receptor 1 isoform X2 has product MPSLFSIICFLGIVGNLIVIYTIVKKKKLRCKQTVPDIFIFNLSIVDLLFLLGMPFLIHQLLGNGSWYFGAPLCTIITALDTNSQITSTNILTVMTLDRYLATVYPLKSTYVRTPCVAALVICLVWLLSFLTIIPVWMYAGLMPLEDGTVRCALLLPNPETDIYWFTLYQFMLAFAVPLIVICVVYFKILQHMATTVVPLPQRSLRVRTKKVTRMAVAICSAFFICWAPFYILQLVHLGIDTPSMAFFYAYNFAISLGYANSCLNPFLYIVLSETFKRQFLVAICPAKEPCHNGSSVNNNSMTEASVCLKLAPESTQQTQFLEDFSPRSLPVTVAVH; this is encoded by the coding sequence ATGCCCAGTCTCTTCAGCATCATCTGTTTCCTGGGCATTGTGGGGAACCTCATTGTCATCTACACTATCgtcaagaagaaaaagctgaggtGCAAACAGACTGTTCCTGACATTTTCATCTTCAACCTCTCCATTGTGGACCTCCTCTTCCTATTGGGCATGCCCTTcctcatccaccagctcctAGGCAATGGCTCATGGTACTTTGGAGCTCCCCTGTGCACCATCATCACCGCCCTGGACACCAACAGTCAGATCACCAGCACCAACATCCTTACAGTGATGACACTGGACCGCTACCTGGCAACAGTCTACCCTTTAAAATCTACCTACGTCCGGACCCCATGTGTTGCTGCTCTAGTTATCTGCTTGGTGTGGCTCCTCTCCTTCCTGACCATCATTCCCGTGTGGATGTATGCAGGTCTAATGCCTCTGGAGGATGGGACTGTCCGCTGTGCTCTCTTGCTTCCCAACCCAGAGACAGATATCTACTGGTTTACTCTCTATCAGTTCATGCTAGCATTCGCTGTGCCATTGATTGTGATCTGCGTGGTCTATTTTAAGATCCTTCAGCACATGGCCACCACCGTGGTCCCACTGCCCCAAAGGAGCCTCCGGGTACGTACCAAGAAAGTCACCCGTATGGCAGTTGCCAtctgttctgccttttttatCTGTTGGGCTCCCTTCTACATCCTCCAGCTGGTTCACCTTGGCATCGACACACCGTCCATGGCCTTCTTCTATGCCTACAACTTTGCCATTAGCTTGGGCTATGCCAACAGTTGCCTCAACCCCTTCCTCTACATTGTCCTCAGCGAGACCTTCAAACGCCAGTTCTTAGTGGCCATCTGCCCTGCAAAAGAGCCATGTCACAACGGCAGCTCTGTCAACAACAACAGCATGACAGAGGCCAGCGTGTGTCTAAAGCTGGCACCAGAATCCACCCAGCAGACTCAGTTTCTGGAGGACTTTTCCCCGCGTTCGCTGCCTGTGACTGTGGCTGTTCACTAG
- the TSEN54 gene encoding tRNA-splicing endonuclease subunit Sen54 isoform X3, producing MDPGGAGGAGAEPPQPRGRRAPRRGPKEFLPDGSAEQAERLRRSREEQWRHLAEERPARPKNLVKAEWKPEQGIVELQSPAGKFWHTMGFSERGKQCLLPEEALYLVECGTVQLFYEDRPLSVQEAYEILLSQEAVSLPHYQVFSHLKQLGYVVLRFDPSTVLSPYERQLNLESHCQSSGKYHRKRRRSSSPTLHEKKHKVSEDLPEAEETSKNAGDDCEDSGCLPMDEKPLSEQLKESDAGSGEGQSNPVPLDTGQKESLSPTRSQADHKESSTGTCASRWDFTTIILPNVAPDQPCTHLPSPDNGLLPENVPGREVDAASWCARINQKQEKLSRKEREQRERESRYKSSINADQEVRRCSNWQEYKALLEQRSQQRVWRRPPHLWDQAVTPLLRPDETTSTAALLQQISVLQPSHILDGASRLQEDPEGLKIDFNVYQADAVARFKKTNPGKPHVRICVRSSSFAGSRG from the exons ATGGATCCCGGCGGGGCCGGCGGAGCGGG CGCGGAGCCGCCGCAGCCCCGCGGGCGCAGGGCCCCCCGGCGCGGCCCGAAGGAGTTCCTGCCGGACGGGTCGGCGGAGCAGGCGGAGCGGCTGCGGCGGAGCCGGGAGGAGCAGTGGCGGCACCTGGCCGAGGAGCGCCCGGCGCGGCC GAAGAATCTGGTGAAGGCTGAGTGGAAGCCAGAACAGGGAATCGTCGAGCTGCAGTCCCCTGCG GGGAAGTTCTGGCATACCATGGGGTTCTCGGAGCGTGGTAAACAGTGCCTGCTGCCCGAGGAGGCTCTGTACCTGGTGGAGTGT GGCACTGTTCAGCTCTTTTACGAAGATCGGCCCCTGTCAGTCCAGGAAGCCTACGAGATCCTGCTGTCCCAGGAGGCAGTGAGCCTGCCGCACTACCAG GTGTTCAGCCACTTGAAGCAACTGGGTTATGTTGTACTGAGATTCGACCCCAG CACTGTCCTGTCTCCCTACGAGAGGCAACTGAACCTGGAAAGTCACTGCCAGAGCTCTGGGAAATACCATCGCAAAAGGAGAAGGAGTTCCAGCCCCAC GTTGcatgaaaagaaacataaagtaTCTGAAGACCTTCCAGAAGCTGAAGAGACCTCCAAAAACGCTGGAGATGACTGTGAAGACTCTGGCTGCCTTCCTATGGATGAAAAGCCTTTGtctgagcagctgaaggaatCAGATGCTGGCAGTGGAGAGGGGCAATCAAACCCAGTTCCTCTTGATACTGGACAAAAGGAGTCCCTGAGTCCCACCAGAAGCCAGGCTGATCACAAGGAGAGCAGCACTGGCACCTGTGCATCCCGCTGGGATTTCACCACCATCATCTTGCCAAACGTGGCCCCAGACCAGCCATGCACACATCTACCCTCACCTGACAACGGGCTTCTGCCAGAGAACGTGCCAGGGAGGGAAGTTGATGCAGCTTCCTGGTGTGCGCGCATCAATCAGAAACAGGAGAAGCTGTCACGGAAGGAAAGGGAGCAGcgagagagggagagcaggtACAAGAGCAGTATCAATGCTGACCAGGAGGTGAGGCGCTGCTCCAACTGGCAGGAGTACAAAGCCCTTTTGGAGCAGAGGAGCCAGCAGAGGGTTTGGAGACGACCACCACATCTCTGGGACCAAGCTGTCACACCGCTTTTGCGGCCAGATGAAACTACCTCAACAG CTGCgctcctccagcagatcagcGTGCTGCAGCCCTCCCACATCCTGGATGGAGCCTCCCG GCTGCAGGAAGACCCAGAGGGCTTGAAGATAGACTTCAATGTGTATCAAGCGGATGCTGTGGCCAGATTTAAGAAGACAAACCCTGGGAAGCCACATGTCAGGATATGTGTCAGGAG ttccTCCTTTGCTGGAAGCCGTGGGTGA
- the TSEN54 gene encoding tRNA-splicing endonuclease subunit Sen54 isoform X1 yields the protein MDPGGAGGAGAEPPQPRGRRAPRRGPKEFLPDGSAEQAERLRRSREEQWRHLAEERPARPKNLVKAEWKPEQGIVELQSPAGKFWHTMGFSERGKQCLLPEEALYLVECGTVQLFYEDRPLSVQEAYEILLSQEAVSLPHYQVFSHLKQLGYVVLRFDPSTVLSPYERQLNLESHCQSSGKYHRKRRRSSSPTLHEKKHKVSEDLPEAEETSKNAGDDCEDSGCLPMDEKPLSEQLKESDAGSGEGQSNPVPLDTGQKESLSPTRSQADHKESSTGTCASRWDFTTIILPNVAPDQPCTHLPSPDNGLLPENVPGREVDAASWCARINQKQEKLSRKEREQRERESRYKSSINADQEVRRCSNWQEYKALLEQRSQQRVWRRPPHLWDQAVTPLLRPDETTSTAALLQQISVLQPSHILDGASRLQEDPEGLKIDFNVYQADAVARFKKTNPGKPHVRICVRRFKISANRAAGSHFFLDPDRILSPPPGRYGVHSLPFLILMHTEAVPALLSTTAIARAREAVMWFYRDLSGARRMILAL from the exons ATGGATCCCGGCGGGGCCGGCGGAGCGGG CGCGGAGCCGCCGCAGCCCCGCGGGCGCAGGGCCCCCCGGCGCGGCCCGAAGGAGTTCCTGCCGGACGGGTCGGCGGAGCAGGCGGAGCGGCTGCGGCGGAGCCGGGAGGAGCAGTGGCGGCACCTGGCCGAGGAGCGCCCGGCGCGGCC GAAGAATCTGGTGAAGGCTGAGTGGAAGCCAGAACAGGGAATCGTCGAGCTGCAGTCCCCTGCG GGGAAGTTCTGGCATACCATGGGGTTCTCGGAGCGTGGTAAACAGTGCCTGCTGCCCGAGGAGGCTCTGTACCTGGTGGAGTGT GGCACTGTTCAGCTCTTTTACGAAGATCGGCCCCTGTCAGTCCAGGAAGCCTACGAGATCCTGCTGTCCCAGGAGGCAGTGAGCCTGCCGCACTACCAG GTGTTCAGCCACTTGAAGCAACTGGGTTATGTTGTACTGAGATTCGACCCCAG CACTGTCCTGTCTCCCTACGAGAGGCAACTGAACCTGGAAAGTCACTGCCAGAGCTCTGGGAAATACCATCGCAAAAGGAGAAGGAGTTCCAGCCCCAC GTTGcatgaaaagaaacataaagtaTCTGAAGACCTTCCAGAAGCTGAAGAGACCTCCAAAAACGCTGGAGATGACTGTGAAGACTCTGGCTGCCTTCCTATGGATGAAAAGCCTTTGtctgagcagctgaaggaatCAGATGCTGGCAGTGGAGAGGGGCAATCAAACCCAGTTCCTCTTGATACTGGACAAAAGGAGTCCCTGAGTCCCACCAGAAGCCAGGCTGATCACAAGGAGAGCAGCACTGGCACCTGTGCATCCCGCTGGGATTTCACCACCATCATCTTGCCAAACGTGGCCCCAGACCAGCCATGCACACATCTACCCTCACCTGACAACGGGCTTCTGCCAGAGAACGTGCCAGGGAGGGAAGTTGATGCAGCTTCCTGGTGTGCGCGCATCAATCAGAAACAGGAGAAGCTGTCACGGAAGGAAAGGGAGCAGcgagagagggagagcaggtACAAGAGCAGTATCAATGCTGACCAGGAGGTGAGGCGCTGCTCCAACTGGCAGGAGTACAAAGCCCTTTTGGAGCAGAGGAGCCAGCAGAGGGTTTGGAGACGACCACCACATCTCTGGGACCAAGCTGTCACACCGCTTTTGCGGCCAGATGAAACTACCTCAACAG CTGCgctcctccagcagatcagcGTGCTGCAGCCCTCCCACATCCTGGATGGAGCCTCCCG GCTGCAGGAAGACCCAGAGGGCTTGAAGATAGACTTCAATGTGTATCAAGCGGATGCTGTGGCCAGATTTAAGAAGACAAACCCTGGGAAGCCACATGTCAGGATATGTGTCAGGAG GTTTAAGATCAGTGCGAACAGAGCAGCGGGGTCCCATTTCTTTCTGGATCCAGATCGGATACTTAGCCCCCCGCCAGGCAGGTATGGAGTTCACTCTCTGCCTTTTCTGATTTTGATGCACACTGAAGctgtccctgctctgctttccaCGACTGCAATAGCCAGAGCGAGGGAGGCGGTGATGTGGTTTTACAGAGATCTATCAGGAGCAAGGAGGATGATCCttgctttataa
- the MCHR1 gene encoding melanin-concentrating hormone receptor 1 isoform X1 encodes MALANSSRNFSAAARNGSVSEKPAPYTNVIMPSLFSIICFLGIVGNLIVIYTIVKKKKLRCKQTVPDIFIFNLSIVDLLFLLGMPFLIHQLLGNGSWYFGAPLCTIITALDTNSQITSTNILTVMTLDRYLATVYPLKSTYVRTPCVAALVICLVWLLSFLTIIPVWMYAGLMPLEDGTVRCALLLPNPETDIYWFTLYQFMLAFAVPLIVICVVYFKILQHMATTVVPLPQRSLRVRTKKVTRMAVAICSAFFICWAPFYILQLVHLGIDTPSMAFFYAYNFAISLGYANSCLNPFLYIVLSETFKRQFLVAICPAKEPCHNGSSVNNNSMTEASVCLKLAPESTQQTQFLEDFSPRSLPVTVAVH; translated from the exons ATGGCCCTCGCCAACTCCTCCCGCAACTTCTCGGCGGCGGCTCGGAACGGCTCCG TATCAGAGAAGCCAGCACCATACACCAACGTGATCATGCCCAGTCTCTTCAGCATCATCTGTTTCCTGGGCATTGTGGGGAACCTCATTGTCATCTACACTATCgtcaagaagaaaaagctgaggtGCAAACAGACTGTTCCTGACATTTTCATCTTCAACCTCTCCATTGTGGACCTCCTCTTCCTATTGGGCATGCCCTTcctcatccaccagctcctAGGCAATGGCTCATGGTACTTTGGAGCTCCCCTGTGCACCATCATCACCGCCCTGGACACCAACAGTCAGATCACCAGCACCAACATCCTTACAGTGATGACACTGGACCGCTACCTGGCAACAGTCTACCCTTTAAAATCTACCTACGTCCGGACCCCATGTGTTGCTGCTCTAGTTATCTGCTTGGTGTGGCTCCTCTCCTTCCTGACCATCATTCCCGTGTGGATGTATGCAGGTCTAATGCCTCTGGAGGATGGGACTGTCCGCTGTGCTCTCTTGCTTCCCAACCCAGAGACAGATATCTACTGGTTTACTCTCTATCAGTTCATGCTAGCATTCGCTGTGCCATTGATTGTGATCTGCGTGGTCTATTTTAAGATCCTTCAGCACATGGCCACCACCGTGGTCCCACTGCCCCAAAGGAGCCTCCGGGTACGTACCAAGAAAGTCACCCGTATGGCAGTTGCCAtctgttctgccttttttatCTGTTGGGCTCCCTTCTACATCCTCCAGCTGGTTCACCTTGGCATCGACACACCGTCCATGGCCTTCTTCTATGCCTACAACTTTGCCATTAGCTTGGGCTATGCCAACAGTTGCCTCAACCCCTTCCTCTACATTGTCCTCAGCGAGACCTTCAAACGCCAGTTCTTAGTGGCCATCTGCCCTGCAAAAGAGCCATGTCACAACGGCAGCTCTGTCAACAACAACAGCATGACAGAGGCCAGCGTGTGTCTAAAGCTGGCACCAGAATCCACCCAGCAGACTCAGTTTCTGGAGGACTTTTCCCCGCGTTCGCTGCCTGTGACTGTGGCTGTTCACTAG